One genomic region from Campylobacter concisus encodes:
- a CDS encoding molybdopterin-dependent oxidoreductase has protein sequence MKRRDFLRLSALGAASLQAKELGSAEQALFDKQSGLSANKFGPFYVKTIAGRVVETVPFEGDAYPNELNNAVIDYIQNESRVKYPFVRKSFLANPNNPKPELRGKEEFVRVSWDEAIKLSAKILKENFNKYGAEAIYGQVYQWGSLGKVGHSQKTAKRLLNVLGGYVNELGGYSYGTATVIMPHVTGFVDPALVPTKWEAILKNAKTIVFWGTNPVVSNKIAIGVPLHNSYKYYDEIRKKGESGEMKIYSVDIYHNDSAKYFDSKYLEVVPCTDTAMMIGMCNYLFEKGLYSKEFIEKYTVGFDKFKEYMLGTKDGVNKNLAWASKICGVSEQDLATFCEDLAKNDSVIVSGYAIQRQDHGEMAYWALVTLNAMLGHIGKEGCGFVTNDGMHKNADESFIAPKLAAFETKVPQRFIDSGLVPKTKGYDMPNSRLIDALLKPGKEITRNGKSYKLPKIRVMFNANGSTFTRHPDANRAIKAMRNVNAIITCEPFWTSTAKFSDIVLPAALEYERTDIEMANSTSEYLFAMKPLVKPFGESKSDFEIARLIAKEWGREEAFSEGKSELEWVKTIYEDAVKKAAELGYESMPSFEEFWEKGYFRFDKIDEKKRYFTNYKKFRDDPVANPLKTPSGKIEIYSETVAGFGYDDCPPHATWLEPFEWLGAKNKKYPIAISGAHSKFRLHSQLNNSVLRHFNEIAEREPVLINPKTAEARGIKMGDVVKIYNDRGEILCGAFVTEDVPQNVVIVSEGAWYDPDVPGEKSLCLHGNLNVLTKDVPSSKMSQSNTAHTSLVNVEKFKGVPKRVTAFDAPKIGIMHA, from the coding sequence ATGAAAAGACGAGACTTTTTAAGATTGAGCGCATTAGGCGCGGCTAGCCTTCAAGCAAAAGAGCTTGGAAGCGCAGAGCAAGCGTTATTTGACAAACAAAGCGGACTAAGCGCAAATAAATTTGGCCCATTTTATGTAAAAACTATCGCAGGGCGCGTGGTTGAGACCGTGCCATTTGAGGGCGATGCTTATCCAAACGAGCTAAATAACGCAGTCATTGACTACATCCAAAACGAGAGCAGGGTAAAATATCCATTTGTTAGAAAGAGCTTTTTAGCCAATCCAAACAACCCAAAACCAGAGCTTCGTGGTAAAGAGGAATTTGTGCGTGTGAGCTGGGACGAGGCTATAAAGCTAAGTGCAAAAATTTTAAAAGAAAATTTTAATAAATACGGTGCTGAAGCGATCTACGGACAGGTTTATCAGTGGGGTAGCCTTGGCAAAGTAGGGCATAGCCAAAAGACCGCAAAAAGGCTACTTAACGTGCTTGGTGGCTATGTAAATGAGCTTGGCGGCTACTCATACGGCACAGCGACTGTCATCATGCCTCACGTCACTGGCTTCGTCGATCCTGCGCTAGTGCCAACAAAGTGGGAGGCTATTTTAAAAAACGCCAAAACGATCGTATTTTGGGGTACAAACCCAGTCGTTTCAAACAAGATCGCCATTGGCGTACCGCTTCATAACTCATATAAATACTACGATGAGATCAGAAAAAAAGGCGAGAGCGGCGAGATGAAAATTTATAGCGTCGATATTTATCACAACGATAGCGCAAAATACTTTGACTCAAAATACCTTGAAGTCGTGCCTTGCACCGATACGGCGATGATGATAGGTATGTGTAACTACCTTTTTGAAAAGGGACTTTACAGCAAAGAATTTATAGAAAAATACACAGTTGGCTTTGATAAATTTAAAGAGTATATGCTTGGCACAAAAGATGGGGTCAATAAAAACCTAGCTTGGGCAAGCAAAATTTGTGGTGTGAGCGAGCAAGATCTTGCAACTTTTTGTGAAGACCTAGCTAAAAACGACTCAGTTATAGTTAGTGGCTATGCCATACAAAGGCAAGATCACGGCGAGATGGCATACTGGGCGCTTGTGACGCTAAATGCGATGCTTGGACACATCGGCAAAGAGGGTTGTGGCTTTGTCACAAATGATGGCATGCACAAAAATGCTGATGAGAGCTTCATAGCGCCTAAACTAGCGGCTTTTGAGACAAAAGTGCCACAAAGATTTATCGATAGCGGCCTAGTGCCAAAGACTAAGGGCTATGACATGCCAAACTCAAGGCTAATAGACGCACTTCTTAAGCCAGGCAAGGAGATAACAAGAAATGGCAAGAGCTATAAACTGCCAAAGATTAGAGTGATGTTTAACGCAAATGGCTCGACTTTCACAAGGCATCCTGACGCAAATAGAGCGATAAAAGCTATGCGAAACGTTAATGCTATCATCACTTGCGAGCCGTTTTGGACAAGTACAGCTAAATTTAGCGACATTGTCTTGCCAGCTGCACTTGAGTACGAGCGAACAGACATCGAGATGGCAAACTCTACAAGCGAGTATCTATTTGCGATGAAGCCACTAGTTAAGCCATTTGGCGAGAGTAAGAGCGACTTTGAGATCGCAAGGCTGATCGCCAAAGAGTGGGGCAGGGAAGAGGCATTTAGCGAGGGTAAAAGTGAGCTAGAGTGGGTCAAGACAATATATGAAGATGCCGTTAAAAAGGCTGCTGAGCTTGGGTATGAGAGCATGCCTAGCTTTGAGGAATTTTGGGAGAAGGGATATTTTAGATTTGACAAGATCGATGAGAAAAAACGTTACTTTACAAACTATAAGAAATTCCGCGACGATCCAGTGGCAAATCCGCTAAAAACACCATCTGGTAAGATAGAAATTTACTCTGAGACGGTCGCTGGCTTTGGCTACGATGACTGCCCACCGCATGCGACGTGGCTTGAGCCATTTGAGTGGCTGGGCGCAAAAAATAAAAAATACCCTATCGCCATCAGCGGCGCGCACTCTAAATTTAGACTTCACTCGCAGCTAAATAACTCCGTGCTTCGCCATTTTAACGAGATCGCAGAGCGCGAGCCAGTGCTCATAAACCCAAAAACAGCCGAAGCTAGGGGGATAAAAATGGGCGACGTGGTGAAAATTTACAACGACAGGGGCGAAATTTTGTGCGGTGCCTTTGTGACCGAGGACGTGCCACAAAACGTCGTCATCGTGAGCGAGGGCGCTTGGTATGACCCAGATGTGCCAGGCGAGAAGAGCCTTTGCTTGCACGGAAATTTAAATGTGCTCACAAAAGACGTGCCATCAAGCAAGATGAGCCAGAGCAACACCGCTCACACAAGCCTTGTGAATGTCGAGAAATTTAAAGGCGTGCCAAAGCGCGTGACAGCATTTGACGCACCAAAGATCGGCATAATGCACGCATAA
- a CDS encoding putative quinol monooxygenase produces the protein MIGFYVNVKLKAGCEAKFEEILKEIVPASRKDKGCISYECGMVVGGKNEYCFMEIWEDLASQKEHMKSAHMVKNAAALEACKESQEAKIVNFVSVKE, from the coding sequence ATGATTGGATTTTATGTAAATGTAAAGTTAAAGGCTGGGTGTGAGGCGAAATTTGAAGAAATTTTAAAAGAGATCGTGCCAGCTTCAAGGAAAGACAAAGGCTGCATAAGCTACGAGTGCGGCATGGTTGTGGGCGGTAAAAACGAATACTGTTTTATGGAAATTTGGGAAGATCTTGCAAGCCAAAAAGAGCATATGAAAAGCGCTCATATGGTGAAAAACGCAGCCGCGCTGGAGGCTTGCAAAGAGAGCCAAGAGGCAAAAATAGTAAATTTTGTGAGCGTAAAGGAATAA
- a CDS encoding dynamin family protein: MDEFLNHAWHLNKIYANTDASVPFYPDLLALLLSCDEKNLDEFMALAEFRTILKKLGVGLDIFSIQSAQLATLKALNEAKISSDELVTRLQKLRDEKIISHEKFDFLIKFISKNSNQNKAEISNAKPKDHFHKSLDFLNEINEKASMLDEDKEFLLALKNAKKRSNETLFNIAVSGIINSGKSTLLNALLNKRVLGASNVPETINLTILKHATTSHAKVNFYSPDELEKLGLSSKNLPASSVEISLDEIKNYTSSSSKTANLVKSVELYDDLELLRDNVCIIDTPGIDDAIVLREQITTNFMKECDLLAHLMNGSQSATQKDALFLKKCLENSHIVRVAIVLTHADELDAKDINETLNYVKKAIGEQINDIKIDYFALSAKAYLDGALNSGVPEFKEYLYDVLFGKDSKKSALILSSYQKELQNILKTKLEATKAEILELKAFGLELEALQNEQANIKNSLNENFTKLERLLESELKKLDDKNVKDIYKMGLEALLQNLNEKLKSEIAYCKNKRENLNLKRLTQIAKTTLCDGVAALMREARNETLVQIKSCEQNIALSFDGFKVSENKIFSINDFLKQMGVELDFSELLDELEAKILSRSEPDEALLSLRQNLLNNKSISQFCETLAEHEKKLLKERVKAYEMSQKEALSQRLLVLNEKLNELNLQNQSSILKLKQKTSLQDEICSLLEDIKNV; this comes from the coding sequence ATGGACGAGTTTTTAAATCACGCTTGGCATTTAAATAAAATTTACGCCAATACCGATGCGAGCGTGCCTTTTTACCCAGATCTACTGGCGCTTCTTTTATCTTGTGACGAGAAAAATTTAGATGAGTTTATGGCTCTTGCTGAGTTTAGAACTATCTTAAAAAAGCTAGGTGTTGGACTTGATATCTTTAGCATACAAAGCGCCCAGCTAGCCACACTAAAAGCACTAAATGAAGCAAAAATTTCAAGCGATGAACTTGTAACCCGCTTACAAAAGCTACGTGATGAAAAGATAATTAGCCATGAAAAATTTGATTTTTTAATAAAATTTATAAGTAAAAACTCAAATCAAAATAAGGCTGAAATTTCTAATGCGAAGCCAAAAGATCACTTTCACAAGAGCCTGGATTTTCTAAATGAGATAAATGAAAAAGCAAGCATGCTTGATGAAGATAAAGAATTTTTACTAGCTTTAAAAAACGCCAAAAAAAGATCAAACGAAACGCTTTTTAACATCGCAGTAAGTGGCATCATAAACTCTGGCAAATCAACCCTTTTAAATGCCCTTTTAAACAAACGTGTTCTTGGTGCTTCAAATGTGCCTGAAACCATAAATTTAACCATCTTAAAGCACGCAACAACTAGCCATGCAAAGGTAAATTTTTATAGCCCAGATGAGCTAGAAAAGCTTGGACTTTCAAGTAAAAATTTACCAGCTAGTAGCGTAGAGATCAGCCTAGATGAGATCAAAAACTATACATCTTCAAGCTCAAAAACGGCAAATCTCGTAAAAAGCGTAGAGCTTTATGATGATTTGGAGCTTTTAAGAGATAATGTCTGCATTATAGACACTCCGGGCATAGATGATGCGATCGTTTTAAGGGAGCAGATCACTACAAATTTTATGAAAGAGTGCGACCTTTTAGCACATCTCATGAATGGTTCGCAAAGTGCAACGCAAAAAGACGCACTATTTTTGAAAAAATGCCTTGAAAACTCGCACATCGTAAGAGTTGCTATCGTGCTAACTCACGCTGACGAGTTAGATGCAAAGGATATTAATGAAACGCTTAACTACGTAAAAAAGGCGATCGGCGAGCAGATAAATGACATCAAGATAGATTATTTTGCCCTTAGCGCGAAAGCTTATCTTGATGGCGCTTTAAATAGTGGCGTGCCGGAGTTTAAAGAGTATCTTTACGATGTGCTTTTTGGCAAAGACTCTAAAAAATCAGCTCTAATTTTAAGCTCATATCAAAAAGAATTGCAAAATATTTTAAAAACGAAACTCGAAGCCACAAAGGCTGAAATTTTAGAGCTTAAAGCATTTGGTTTAGAGCTAGAAGCTTTGCAAAACGAGCAAGCAAATATCAAAAATTCTCTTAATGAAAATTTCACAAAACTTGAAAGGCTTTTAGAAAGCGAGCTAAAAAAACTCGATGATAAAAATGTAAAAGATATCTATAAAATGGGGCTTGAAGCACTACTGCAAAATCTAAATGAAAAGCTTAAGAGTGAGATTGCTTACTGCAAAAATAAAAGAGAAAATTTAAATCTAAAACGTCTTACACAAATAGCAAAAACTACACTTTGTGACGGAGTTGCGGCACTCATGAGAGAGGCTAGAAATGAAACTTTGGTGCAAATAAAGTCATGCGAGCAAAATATTGCTTTAAGTTTTGATGGCTTTAAGGTGAGTGAAAATAAAATTTTTAGTATAAATGACTTTTTAAAGCAAATGGGCGTAGAGCTTGATTTTAGCGAGCTTTTAGATGAGCTTGAAGCTAAAATTTTAAGCAGAAGTGAGCCAGATGAGGCGCTTTTAAGTTTAAGACAGAATTTACTTAACAATAAAAGCATATCACAGTTTTGCGAGACACTAGCAGAACATGAAAAAAAGCTGTTAAAAGAGCGAGTAAAGGCTTATGAAATGAGCCAAAAAGAGGCTTTAAGCCAAAGACTTTTGGTGCTCAATGAAAAACTTAATGAGCTAAATTTACAAAATCAAAGCTCGATTTTAAAGCTTAAACAAAAGACCTCCTTACAAGATGAAATTTGCTCACTTTTAGAGGATATTAAAAATGTTTAA
- a CDS encoding dynamin family protein — protein sequence MFNEFINAYKARYFKVFTNDFKGELARLVNNLNDPSLHISEQIKESLNLLIDTLNEPPLIAVIGQFSSGKSTFLNALLGQDILPSGLTPVTAKAVRLKFAKMPLLSVKFINGSESLLASSDLAELNKLGEQVSSMTLYAPSEILKEINFIDTPGLNSLRDADTKETKNTLKKVSGAIWLSLANNAAKASELESIKEILKVNDLKAICLINQKDKLSEEELESLLKHARQTYGELFEDVIAISSKQALLGITNNDKSLLEASNFNEALKAIKECFLNKSFKENFIKARAKKIVKLLTNEQEKHLEIYDNAQFILDEFSGSLGERLEAIKEEFKPKIALRYSQMSEVIKLAADEVFKLLKPFSKTKFNASKTLLNKEIYKRENFEVISLDSDEVFSKLIYEDVVFNKFFKRYKKDLKELENAITSAFNELYKNLEDKFLIYKSRYENYASFDDQVLAYETKSINTYAGRTYENFLREYETAKFKAIQKVSLFFEKLDIKLASNYENALKLAVYFIKQKIEKTLESHLQMNTPLYIPSAKDVYERMLDAFSLYEFEALMCSNSSFLNKILLDIKSDFNEIYTLKIAMLDDLKARVKEQISKIEELCENSLLLR from the coding sequence ATGTTTAATGAGTTTATAAATGCCTACAAAGCGAGATATTTTAAGGTTTTTACAAATGATTTTAAGGGCGAGCTAGCTAGGCTCGTAAATAATCTAAACGATCCTAGTTTGCATATAAGCGAGCAGATAAAAGAGAGCTTAAATTTACTAATAGACACTTTAAATGAACCACCGCTAATAGCTGTTATCGGTCAATTTTCAAGTGGGAAATCAACATTTTTAAATGCACTTCTTGGCCAAGATATCTTGCCATCAGGACTAACTCCAGTCACCGCAAAGGCTGTGAGACTAAAATTTGCAAAGATGCCACTTCTAAGCGTGAAATTTATAAACGGTAGCGAAAGCCTGCTAGCAAGTAGCGATCTAGCCGAGCTAAATAAGTTAGGTGAGCAAGTTTCTAGTATGACGCTTTATGCGCCAAGTGAAATTTTAAAAGAGATAAATTTCATCGACACTCCTGGACTAAACTCGCTAAGAGATGCTGATACAAAAGAGACAAAAAATACGCTAAAAAAGGTTAGTGGCGCGATATGGCTAAGCCTTGCAAATAACGCCGCAAAGGCAAGTGAGCTTGAAAGCATTAAAGAAATTTTAAAAGTCAATGATCTAAAAGCGATCTGCCTAATCAACCAAAAAGACAAGCTAAGTGAGGAGGAGCTTGAAAGTTTGCTAAAGCACGCTAGACAAACTTATGGCGAGCTTTTTGAGGATGTCATCGCTATCTCGTCAAAGCAAGCTCTTCTTGGTATAACAAATAATGACAAAAGCCTACTTGAAGCTTCAAATTTTAACGAAGCTCTAAAGGCTATTAAAGAGTGCTTTTTGAACAAGAGCTTTAAAGAAAATTTTATAAAAGCAAGAGCAAAAAAGATCGTAAAACTCCTAACTAACGAGCAAGAAAAACATCTAGAAATTTATGATAATGCGCAGTTTATTTTAGATGAATTTAGTGGCTCATTAGGTGAGAGGCTGGAGGCGATAAAAGAGGAGTTTAAACCAAAGATCGCTTTAAGATATAGTCAAATGAGTGAAGTTATAAAACTTGCTGCCGATGAGGTATTTAAGCTACTTAAGCCATTTTCAAAGACGAAATTTAACGCTTCAAAGACGCTTTTAAACAAAGAAATTTATAAGCGTGAAAATTTTGAGGTAATAAGTCTTGATAGCGACGAAGTCTTTTCAAAACTTATCTACGAAGATGTGGTTTTTAATAAATTTTTTAAACGCTACAAAAAAGATCTAAAAGAGCTAGAAAATGCAATAACCTCAGCGTTTAATGAGCTTTATAAAAATTTAGAGGATAAATTTTTAATATACAAATCTCGCTATGAAAATTATGCTAGCTTTGATGATCAAGTCTTGGCTTACGAAACAAAATCCATAAATACATATGCCGGACGGACATATGAAAATTTTTTAAGAGAGTATGAAACGGCTAAATTTAAGGCCATACAAAAGGTCTCTTTGTTTTTTGAAAAGCTTGATATAAAACTAGCTTCAAACTATGAAAACGCGCTCAAACTCGCGGTTTATTTTATAAAACAAAAGATAGAAAAGACGCTAGAGTCGCACCTGCAAATGAATACACCACTTTATATCCCAAGTGCAAAAGACGTCTATGAGCGTATGCTTGATGCGTTTAGCCTTTATGAGTTTGAAGCTTTAATGTGCTCAAATAGCTCGTTTTTAAATAAAATTTTGCTTGATATAAAAAGCGATTTTAATGAAATTTATACTTTAAAAATAGCAATGCTTGATGACTTAAAAGCAAGAGTTAAAGAGCAAATTTCAAAGATCGAAGAGCTTTGTGAAAATTCATTATTACTAAGATAA
- a CDS encoding transporter substrate-binding domain-containing protein, which produces MKKIFALLLTAFVALCANELKFGTAANYPPFEYIDENNKITGFDIELIDEISKRAGFSYKIINMSFDGLIPALKAGKINGIISAMSATSDRLKSIDFTKPYYLTENLYLKKKGNDALKAKEELAGKRVGVQQGTVQELAANAINGVKVVPSEDTVPLIMGLKVGKFDAVILDSSIGYGFIKKNPELEAFFKEVDGSEGFSIAFDKGKESALIEKINQILDDMKKDGSYEALLKKYDLK; this is translated from the coding sequence ATGAAAAAGATCTTTGCTCTTTTACTTACAGCTTTTGTTGCTCTTTGTGCAAACGAGCTAAAATTTGGTACAGCGGCGAATTATCCACCATTTGAGTATATCGATGAAAATAACAAAATAACAGGCTTTGACATCGAGCTAATCGATGAAATTTCAAAGCGTGCAGGCTTTTCATACAAGATCATAAATATGAGTTTTGATGGCCTTATCCCAGCGCTTAAAGCTGGCAAAATAAATGGCATCATAAGTGCGATGAGTGCGACTTCAGATAGATTAAAATCGATTGATTTTACAAAGCCATACTATCTAACTGAAAACCTCTATCTAAAGAAAAAAGGTAATGACGCACTAAAAGCTAAAGAAGAGCTAGCTGGCAAAAGAGTTGGCGTGCAACAAGGCACCGTCCAAGAGCTAGCAGCAAATGCTATAAATGGCGTAAAAGTAGTGCCTTCAGAGGATACTGTGCCACTCATCATGGGATTAAAAGTTGGCAAATTTGACGCAGTCATCCTTGATAGCTCTATCGGATATGGCTTTATTAAGAAAAATCCAGAACTTGAAGCATTTTTCAAAGAAGTTGATGGCAGCGAGGGCTTTTCAATAGCTTTTGATAAAGGAAAAGAGAGTGCGTTAATAGAGAAAATAAATCAAATTTTAGATGACATGAAAAAAGACGGAAGCTACGAAGCTTTACTTAAAAAATACGACCTAAAATAA
- a CDS encoding M16 family metallopeptidase: MRKILLLFCLAMGLFALQNDKDMLNGELKNGLKYYIKENKFPQKTAIFYLVINSGSTDEKDGEQGLAHFLEHMAFNGSRDFSKNELIKQLESLGVKFGADLNAQTSYDQTSYVLTINVNEKNLQDTFKVFSNWIDGVKIDPKELNKERGVIMEEERQRNTPGYRLYLAQTKDIFEGSIYLKRVPIGDMNVIKSVDAKHMQEFYERLYQPRFMSFVAVGDFDKNEIKSLIEKSFSQAKNTNSYIHPEKNISFKSGLNIFNYDSNETGMELVRLSYFDKFSPVVNEADAKRNLEDALIASLINMLYEQKNANNSSNLSTDFIAQTLQAKQKIYSFETNVLGGDFNASLKDMLGVIKGIKEFGFNKEDFEDVKKAFVANVDAKFKRSKTKKSSAYAGQILNMIENGGFVLSDEDDKELSLKLLNEITLADVNARFRQILAISDERVRIFSKDGYKLSKDEFLKLFAKAPAYNTNLSANNNDKSLGNENLEPKEISSRSFDEKNGIYTYKMSNGSQVIFKPLATKKDSVLFAAVSKGGTSNLADPKLGGFAVALTNESGVGKFNNYELSKILNGKIVSYQKNIEGLTQGFYGSSSTSDLSSLLAVINLEFNAPRADSHVLERIKQRAKDELSKEQNLPEYKFSTEFSKFFYENNKRVAPLEMTDIDALKLNELKEIIKDKFTNAGSYTFVIIGDTDEEKLLPLIKKYIATLPKLDETEEFKDDGVRSIKGQHTFKRKYQSTKRSDVGINIINSDAKYSFEGAIKLRALSEILKTALREKIREDKGQTYGFSLNAKLSRYPFEHSDMLISFTCDPTNTDKIITEIKQIIASIKSSGAILPKHLEDFKAQSEISIKKDYEKPEFWQKLIISNKIFNTPLYTADEYISAVKAITNEDIKEAAKLYLDEKNMVISINNPK, from the coding sequence ATGAGAAAAATTTTGTTGCTTTTTTGTCTAGCAATGGGTCTTTTTGCGCTTCAAAATGATAAAGATATGTTAAATGGAGAGCTAAAAAACGGGCTAAAATACTATATCAAAGAGAATAAATTTCCACAAAAAACAGCTATTTTTTATCTTGTTATAAATTCTGGTTCAACTGATGAAAAAGACGGCGAGCAAGGTCTTGCTCACTTTTTGGAGCACATGGCATTTAATGGCAGCCGTGACTTTAGCAAAAATGAGCTCATTAAGCAGCTTGAGAGCCTTGGTGTGAAATTTGGAGCTGATCTAAATGCGCAGACGAGCTACGATCAGACGAGTTATGTCTTAACGATTAATGTAAATGAGAAAAATTTACAAGATACGTTTAAGGTCTTTTCGAATTGGATAGATGGCGTTAAAATCGATCCTAAGGAGCTTAATAAGGAGCGTGGCGTCATCATGGAGGAAGAGCGTCAGAGAAATACGCCAGGATATAGGCTTTATTTGGCTCAAACAAAGGATATTTTTGAGGGCAGCATCTATCTAAAAAGAGTGCCAATAGGCGATATGAACGTCATCAAAAGCGTAGATGCTAAGCACATGCAAGAATTTTACGAGAGGCTTTATCAGCCAAGATTTATGAGCTTTGTTGCTGTTGGCGACTTTGATAAAAATGAGATAAAAAGCTTAATCGAAAAAAGCTTTAGCCAAGCAAAAAATACAAATTCTTACATTCATCCAGAAAAAAATATCAGCTTTAAAAGTGGTTTAAATATTTTTAACTACGACTCAAATGAAACTGGAATGGAGCTAGTTAGACTTAGCTATTTTGATAAATTTAGCCCGGTTGTAAATGAAGCTGATGCAAAGAGGAATCTAGAAGACGCACTTATCGCAAGCCTAATAAATATGCTTTATGAGCAAAAAAATGCAAATAATTCATCAAATTTAAGCACTGATTTTATAGCTCAAACACTTCAAGCAAAGCAGAAAATTTATAGTTTTGAAACAAATGTACTTGGAGGCGATTTTAACGCAAGCCTTAAAGATATGCTTGGTGTTATAAAAGGCATTAAAGAGTTTGGCTTTAATAAAGAAGATTTCGAAGATGTAAAAAAGGCGTTTGTGGCAAATGTGGATGCAAAGTTTAAACGCTCAAAGACTAAAAAATCAAGTGCTTACGCAGGACAAATTTTAAATATGATAGAAAATGGTGGCTTTGTGTTAAGCGATGAAGACGACAAAGAGCTTAGTTTAAAGCTATTAAACGAGATTACGCTAGCTGACGTGAATGCTAGATTTAGACAAATTTTGGCCATTTCTGATGAGCGTGTAAGAATTTTTAGCAAAGATGGTTATAAGCTTAGCAAAGATGAGTTTTTAAAGCTTTTTGCCAAGGCGCCTGCTTATAACACAAACCTATCTGCTAATAACAACGATAAGAGCCTAGGCAATGAAAATTTAGAGCCAAAAGAGATAAGCTCAAGAAGCTTTGATGAAAAAAATGGAATTTATACCTACAAAATGTCAAATGGCTCGCAAGTTATCTTTAAGCCACTAGCTACTAAAAAAGATAGCGTTTTGTTTGCAGCCGTCAGCAAAGGAGGCACATCAAATTTGGCTGATCCAAAGCTTGGTGGCTTTGCAGTAGCGCTCACAAATGAAAGCGGCGTTGGCAAATTTAATAACTATGAGTTATCAAAAATTTTAAATGGCAAGATCGTAAGCTATCAAAAGAATATTGAGGGTCTTACGCAAGGATTTTATGGCTCATCAAGCACCAGCGATCTTAGCTCGCTGCTAGCTGTTATAAATTTAGAATTTAACGCTCCAAGAGCCGACTCGCACGTGCTTGAGAGGATAAAGCAAAGAGCAAAAGATGAGCTAAGCAAAGAGCAAAATTTACCTGAATATAAATTTAGCACCGAATTTAGCAAATTTTTTTATGAAAATAATAAACGTGTCGCGCCGCTTGAGATGACTGATATCGATGCGCTAAAACTAAATGAACTAAAAGAGATCATCAAAGATAAATTTACAAATGCAGGCTCATATACTTTTGTAATCATCGGCGATACCGATGAAGAGAAGCTTTTACCACTTATTAAAAAGTATATCGCCACTTTGCCAAAGCTTGACGAGACTGAAGAGTTTAAAGACGATGGCGTGCGAAGTATCAAGGGTCAGCACACCTTTAAAAGGAAGTATCAAAGCACAAAAAGAAGCGATGTTGGCATAAATATCATAAATTCTGACGCTAAATATAGCTTTGAAGGAGCGATTAAACTAAGGGCATTAAGTGAAATTTTAAAAACAGCGCTTCGAGAAAAGATCAGAGAAGATAAGGGTCAAACATATGGCTTTAGCCTAAATGCCAAGCTCTCGCGCTATCCTTTTGAGCATTCAGATATGCTAATTAGTTTTACTTGTGATCCTACAAACACGGACAAGATCATCACCGAGATAAAGCAGATAATAGCTAGCATCAAGAGTAGTGGCGCGATCTTGCCAAAGCATTTGGAGGATTTTAAGGCACAGAGTGAAATTTCTATAAAAAAAGATTACGAAAAGCCTGAGTTTTGGCAAAAGCTCATCATCTCAAATAAAATTTTTAACACGCCACTTTATACGGCTGATGAGTACATAAGTGCGGTAAAAGCCATCACAAATGAGGACATCAAAGAGGCAGCTAAGCTATATCTTGATGAGAAAAATATGGTGATAAGTATAAATAATCCAAAGTAG